The DNA sequence GGCGCTCAGGTCGCGAGCAGCTGCCCGTCCAGGAAGGCCTTGATCTCGCCCGGCGCGAACGGCACCCAGGTCTCGTTCGCGGTCAGCGGCTCGGTCACGATCACCGCGACCCGGTCCTGCGGCGTGGTGACCTCGGCGAAGTTCACCGTCATGTCCTCGTCCTGCAGGCGTGCCGTGCTGAACGGGTGCTGGCGCACCAGGTAGTGCAGCCGTGTCGAGCAGTGCGCCCACAGCGCGTGCCCGTTGCTGAGCATGAAGTTGAAGGTGCCGTGCTTCGAGACCACCGGCACCAGCTCGCGCAGCGTCTCGGTCAGCTGCTCGGGCGTGGGCACCGAGGCGTGGTTCTTGGCCAGCTCCTGCATCAGCCAGCAGAACGCCAGCTCGCTGTCGGTGTCGCCCACCGGGCGGAACGCGGCGTGCAGCCGCGGCGAGAAGCCCTTGAGGTCGCCGTTGTGCGCGAACACCCAGTAGCGACCCCACAGCTCGCGCACGAACGGGTGGCAGTTCTCCAGCGCGACCCGGCCCTGCGTGGCCTTGCGGATGTGGGCGATGACGTTGGTGCTCTTGATCGGGTAGCGGCGCACCAGCTCGGCCACCGGCGAGTGCAGCGCGGCCTGGTGATCGACGAACAGCCGCACGCCGGCGCCTTCGAAGAACGCGATGCCGAAGCCGTCGGCATGCTCCTGCGAGCGGTGCGCGAACCCCGTGAAGCTGAACACGATGTCCGTCGGGGTGTTGCAGTTCATGCCGAGCAGCTGGCACATGGCGGGCGGAAACGGGAAGTCGCAGGAAGGCGTCCGATCCTACCGCGCGCCGGCGGCAAATGAAAAAGGCGGGCACCGGGCCCGCCTTGCATGCGGTGCGATCGCCGCTCAGCGCTGCGCCGCCTTGACCTTCAGGCGCCAGGCATGCAGCAGCGGCTCGGTATAGCCGCTCGGCTGCTCGACGCCCTTGAACACCAGGTCGCGCGCGGCCTGGTAGGCGAACGAGGTGTCGAA is a window from the Caldimonas thermodepolymerans genome containing:
- a CDS encoding class II glutamine amidotransferase, coding for MCQLLGMNCNTPTDIVFSFTGFAHRSQEHADGFGIAFFEGAGVRLFVDHQAALHSPVAELVRRYPIKSTNVIAHIRKATQGRVALENCHPFVRELWGRYWVFAHNGDLKGFSPRLHAAFRPVGDTDSELAFCWLMQELAKNHASVPTPEQLTETLRELVPVVSKHGTFNFMLSNGHALWAHCSTRLHYLVRQHPFSTARLQDEDMTVNFAEVTTPQDRVAVIVTEPLTANETWVPFAPGEIKAFLDGQLLAT